The genomic stretch TCTATTTAGAACATTATCTGTAGTAGCTTTTGTAAAAGCTTCTCCGGTAATTTGTTCATATAATTCTATATATCTATTAGAAATTTCGATGATTTTTTCATCATTCATTTCTGGTATTGCTTGTCCTTCTTTACCTTGAAAACCATTTTCTATTAACCATTGTCTTACAAATTCTTTAGACAATTGTTTTTGTGGTTCGTTATTATCTTGTCTTTCTTGGTATCCATCAGCATAAAAATAACGAGAAGAGTCTGGTGTATGAATTTCATCAATTAAAACAATTTTACCATCTTTCGTTTTACCAAATTCATATTTAGTATCTACTAAAATTAAGCCTCTTTTTGCCGCAATTTCAGTTCCTCTTTTAAATAAAGCTCTTGTGTAATTTTCTAAGACGATGTAATCTTCTTCAGAAACAATTCCTTTCGCTAAAATATCTTCTCTAGAAATATCTTCGTCATGCTCGCCATTATCTGCCTTTGTAGAAGGTGTAATTAAAGGTTCTGGAAATTTATCGTTTTCCTTTAAACCTTCTGGCATATTTACACCACAAAGCATTCTTTTACCTAATTTATATTCTCTTGCTGCGTGCCCAGAAACATAACCTCTTATAACCATTTCTACCTTAAAAGGATCACATAAATGACCAACGGCTACATTTTCATCTGGATTGGCAAATAACCAATTCGGAACAATATCTGCGGTATCATTCATCATTTTGGTCGCAATTTGATTTAAAATCTGACCTTTAAACGGAATTTGTCTTGGTAAAATAACATCAAATGCAGATAATCTATCTGTGGCTATCATTACCAAAAGTTCATTATCTATATTATAAACTTCTCTTACTTTTCCTTTGTAAACAGATTTCTGATTCGGAAACTGAAAATTAGTTTCGTTAATTGTATTCATTTTAGTTGTTGTGTTGTTAAGTGTGCAAAAATAGTAATTTAAAAAGTTATTTTTTCTTCTTTTTTAAACGTTTTATTTGCTTTAAATTATCACTAATTGGTGTTGCTGTAATTTCTGCTTCACCTGGAATAAAATAGAAAAAATAGGCCGAATTCTGCCCTATTTTTCTAACATCTAATTGTTGGTTGTCTTTAAAAACAAGCGTATAATTTGGAATAATTTCTTTAGATTGATATTTATGTTTCATACCGATGCCCATACCGGTTCTCATAGAAACAAAAAGTAAAAAAAACAAAAACATTAACGCAGGCAACAGGTTATTTTTGTCTCCCATTTTAGCATATCTCTTATCCCATTTTTCTATATTATATATCTTTTGATACCATTTTTTTACTCTAAAGTATTTATACAATTTGGGCATCCATCTAGTTAAATATAAATACAACAAACCAAACATAAATATTAGTACAAGAGATAAAACCCAATTATTTGCAAGCAAACTTATAGGAGATATTAAAGCATCTAAAATGGTTGTATAATTAAGATAAGTAACACCAAAAATTCCGTAAAAAATAGCATCACTAACAATTCCTAAGATTATTAAATATAAATATCCAATATAAAAATAGTCTTGTAAACCTAGTTTATCTTTTTCTATTTTTATCATTATCTATTCTGTTTCTATGCTTTTGTATGCAGAAATAATTCTCTTAACCAATCTATGTCTTACAACATCTTTATCGTCTAAATAAACTTGTGCAATACCTTCAATATCTTTTAAAGCTAATAAAGATTCTTTTAAACCAGAAACTTGTTTTCTTGGTAAATCTATTTGCCCAGGATCGCCGGTAATTATAAACTTTGCGTTTTTACCCATTCTGGTTAAAAACATTTTCATTTGATTATGAGTTGTATTTTGTGCCTCATCTAAAATTACAAAGGCATTGTCTAAGGTTCTACCTCTCATAAATGCTAAAGGCGCAATTTGAATAACTCCTTTTTCTAAATGAGATTCTAACCTTTCATGCGGAATCATATCTCTTAATGCATCATATAAAGGTTGCATATAAGGATCTAATTTTTCTTTTAAATCTCCTGGTAAAAAACCTAAATTCTCACCAGATTCTACAGCAGGTCTTGTTAAAATAATTCTACGTACTTCTTTTTCTTTTAAAGCTTTTACAGCCAAAGCAACTGCGGTATATGTTTTACCTGTTCCTGCAGGACCAACAGCAAATAACATATCATTTTTAGCCATTAAAGAAACCATTTTACGCTGGTTTTCTGTTTGTGCTTTAATTAATCTACCGCTAACACCATGCACCAAAACATCTTTTGCTTTTTTAGAAGCACTTGTTTTTTCTTCGTTTCCATTTGATGTTAAAATACGCTCGATACTATTTTCGTCTAATTTATTATAACGGTTATAGTATTTTATCAATCGATCTAATCGAATTTCAAACTCGTCTAAAAGTTCAGACTCGCCGTAAATTTTCATTTTAGATCCTCTTGCGACGATTTTTATCTTCGGAAAATACCTTTTTAATTGTTCTATGGTACTATTATGTGCCCCAAAAAAGTCTTTTGGGTTTATTTCTTCTAGCTCTATAATGCGTTCGTTCAAATGTTTATTTTTTATAGATTGATATCAATTTTATTTCAACTAAAAATAGCGAATAAAATTCCTAAAATGATTAGATTTGCGTTAAATAGTTAACAACTTTTACACAATTAATTAACAGCTAAAAAATTAATGTCTCTAATTACTTTAACCACAGATTTCGGAACGAAAGATCACTTTGTAGGTGCTGTAAAAGGGGCTATTTACTCTGAACTTCCAGATGCAAAAATTGTTGATATCACACATGAAATTTCGCCATTTAACATTACAGAAACTGCGTATATTCTAAAGAATTCCTACAAAAGTTTTCCTAAAGGAACTGTGCATGTAATTGGTGTAGATTCTGAATTGAGTGAAGAAAACAAGCACATTGCGTTAGAATTGGATGGTCATTATTTTGTGTGCCCAGACAACGGAATTATTTCGATGATTGTTGCAGAATTTAAGCCAACAAAAATTGTAGAAATCACAATTCATGATAGAATAGAAAGTAGTTTTCCAGTTTTAGAAGTTTTTGTACAAGTTGCTTGCTTTATTGCTCGTGGCGGAAATTTAACAGTAATAGGAAGAGAAATATCAGAATATAA from Polaribacter marinaquae encodes the following:
- a CDS encoding phosphoribosylaminoimidazolesuccinocarboxamide synthase, which gives rise to MNTINETNFQFPNQKSVYKGKVREVYNIDNELLVMIATDRLSAFDVILPRQIPFKGQILNQIATKMMNDTADIVPNWLFANPDENVAVGHLCDPFKVEMVIRGYVSGHAAREYKLGKRMLCGVNMPEGLKENDKFPEPLITPSTKADNGEHDEDISREDILAKGIVSEEDYIVLENYTRALFKRGTEIAAKRGLILVDTKYEFGKTKDGKIVLIDEIHTPDSSRYFYADGYQERQDNNEPQKQLSKEFVRQWLIENGFQGKEGQAIPEMNDEKIIEISNRYIELYEQITGEAFTKATTDNVLNRIENNVLKFLASK
- a CDS encoding PhoH family protein, which codes for MNERIIELEEINPKDFFGAHNSTIEQLKRYFPKIKIVARGSKMKIYGESELLDEFEIRLDRLIKYYNRYNKLDENSIERILTSNGNEEKTSASKKAKDVLVHGVSGRLIKAQTENQRKMVSLMAKNDMLFAVGPAGTGKTYTAVALAVKALKEKEVRRIILTRPAVESGENLGFLPGDLKEKLDPYMQPLYDALRDMIPHERLESHLEKGVIQIAPLAFMRGRTLDNAFVILDEAQNTTHNQMKMFLTRMGKNAKFIITGDPGQIDLPRKQVSGLKESLLALKDIEGIAQVYLDDKDVVRHRLVKRIISAYKSIETE
- a CDS encoding SAM hydrolase/SAM-dependent halogenase family protein — protein: MSLITLTTDFGTKDHFVGAVKGAIYSELPDAKIVDITHEISPFNITETAYILKNSYKSFPKGTVHVIGVDSELSEENKHIALELDGHYFVCPDNGIISMIVAEFKPTKIVEITIHDRIESSFPVLEVFVQVACFIARGGNLTVIGREISEYKTIIEIQPKVNQLQDQIIGGIVYIDNYGNVITNISKKMFQEIGKGRNFEINAKKHKFTKVFSKYNEVASNSAYSNQQYEGHKLAIFNSANYIEIAIYRSNLDTVGGACSLLGLAYRDTVTINFINEPKQEFTTLN